The following are from one region of the Myxococcus stipitatus genome:
- a CDS encoding serine aminopeptidase domain-containing protein — MTAWDESPGFIPQGADSLYCVHHRARGERRAAVLLAGPFGLERAHGYVVWVRWARFLASRGVEVLRLDYRGCGESTGRFEDATFPRWEEDVRTGLEHLRRASPGVPLVLHGLRLGALLAARVFCTEPATGLLMWEPPESARAHLMEVLRRKVAADNLEGTGGAARSRDDYVATLEAGGVVEVEGQGWSRGLWRSAEGYPLAVPRREDPRPWRVVHLDGRPEERQLAPGRSHSVRAPRPFFWTTSNRLLPELGPLHEDGLSFITNAGAATTHEGAGP; from the coding sequence ATGACGGCATGGGACGAGTCGCCCGGGTTCATCCCCCAGGGCGCGGACTCTTTGTATTGCGTCCACCATCGCGCGCGGGGGGAGCGCCGCGCCGCGGTGTTGCTCGCGGGGCCGTTCGGGCTCGAGCGGGCGCATGGCTATGTCGTGTGGGTGCGCTGGGCTCGGTTCCTCGCCTCGCGGGGCGTGGAGGTGTTGCGCCTGGACTATCGCGGCTGCGGCGAGAGCACGGGGCGCTTCGAGGACGCGACCTTCCCGCGCTGGGAGGAGGACGTGCGCACCGGCCTGGAGCACCTGCGCCGCGCGAGCCCGGGCGTGCCGCTGGTGTTGCACGGGCTGCGGCTGGGGGCGCTGCTGGCGGCGCGCGTGTTCTGCACGGAGCCCGCCACGGGGTTGTTGATGTGGGAGCCGCCCGAGTCGGCGCGCGCGCACCTGATGGAGGTGCTGCGTCGCAAGGTGGCCGCGGACAACCTGGAGGGGACGGGAGGGGCCGCGCGTTCGCGCGACGACTACGTGGCCACCCTGGAGGCGGGTGGGGTCGTCGAGGTGGAGGGGCAGGGCTGGTCCCGGGGGTTGTGGCGCAGCGCGGAGGGCTATCCTTTGGCGGTGCCGCGGCGCGAGGACCCCCGACCCTGGCGCGTGGTCCATCTCGACGGACGGCCCGAGGAGCGACAGCTGGCGCCGGGGCGGAGCCATTCGGTACGCGCTCCCCGGCCGTTCTTCTGGACCACCAGCAACCGGCTCCTGCCGGAGCTGGGCCCGCTCCACGAGGACGGCCTGTCGTTCATCACGAACGCCGGCGCGGCGACGACACACGAGGGAGCGGGGCCATGA
- the nth gene encoding endonuclease III, with protein sequence MKPAEKVPILLERLREAYPDARYELNWSTPFELLVATILAAQCTDERVNRVTATLFPKYPGPRAFAEADTAELEEDLKPTGFYKQKTRSVQAMSRALLEHFGGEVPRTVEELVTLPGVARKTANVVLNTAFGLPSGIIVDTHVARVSQRMGLSKHEKPDAIEEDLMRLVPKEQWTFFGPAMVLHGRYTCTAKKPRCDTCIVKDICPRIGV encoded by the coding sequence ATGAAACCCGCCGAGAAAGTCCCCATCCTCCTGGAGCGGTTGCGCGAGGCCTACCCGGACGCGCGCTACGAGCTGAACTGGTCCACCCCGTTCGAGCTGCTCGTCGCCACCATCCTCGCGGCCCAGTGCACGGACGAGCGCGTCAACCGTGTCACCGCCACGCTCTTCCCCAAGTACCCCGGCCCTCGCGCCTTCGCGGAGGCGGACACCGCCGAGCTGGAGGAGGACCTCAAGCCCACCGGCTTCTACAAACAGAAGACCAGGTCCGTGCAGGCCATGAGCCGCGCCCTCCTGGAACACTTCGGAGGCGAGGTACCCCGCACCGTCGAGGAGCTGGTGACGCTGCCAGGCGTGGCGCGCAAGACGGCCAACGTGGTGCTCAACACCGCCTTCGGCCTGCCGTCCGGCATCATCGTCGACACCCATGTCGCGCGCGTCAGCCAGCGAATGGGCCTGTCAAAACACGAAAAGCCAGACGCGATTGAAGAAGACCTGATGCGACTGGTCCCCAAGGAGCAGTGGACCTTCTTCGGTCCGGCGATGGTGCTCCATGGGCGGTACACGTGCACGGCGAAGAAGCCTCGGTGTGACACCTGTATCGTGAAGGACATCTGCCCACGCATCGGCGTGTAG
- a CDS encoding FAD-dependent monooxygenase: MKVLIVGGGIGGLALGVALGRRGVTADIVERRAAYGDGGAGIVLGPNVMAVMKGLALHEDVLAAGYPVGLARITDATGRVLQQTPYAVPGWPLPATTLHRRQLLRILRSASPAPRLGVAVSRLDSGVDGVDVVFSDGSVGRYDVVVGADGIGSVVRRHVRGADVAPRYSGYTCWRLVVDGHFEDAVVEMWGRGRRVGVVPLAGGKSYVYLTLNAPRRAPPPWTDLAGFRATFAGFAEPARSALARVDRLDGLLHNDIEDCLAPRWWDARTVLLGDAAHAVTPNLGQGAGLAIEDAAALAQLLATMGPTQEALSRYESLRRPRAERIRDRSWMLGNISQWESGLARGLRDRLMAWTPESVARGALEKVVRDMPGVPVG, from the coding sequence ATGAAGGTCCTCATCGTCGGGGGCGGAATCGGTGGACTCGCGCTGGGGGTTGCCCTGGGCAGAAGGGGCGTGACGGCCGATATCGTCGAGCGGCGGGCCGCGTATGGCGACGGAGGCGCGGGAATCGTCCTGGGCCCGAACGTGATGGCGGTGATGAAGGGCCTGGCGCTGCACGAGGACGTCCTCGCCGCTGGTTATCCGGTAGGGCTGGCTCGCATCACGGACGCGACGGGGCGGGTGCTCCAGCAGACCCCGTACGCGGTGCCGGGGTGGCCGCTGCCCGCGACGACTCTCCACCGTCGGCAGCTGCTTCGGATCCTGCGGTCCGCGTCGCCCGCGCCGCGCCTGGGCGTGGCGGTCTCGCGTCTGGACAGCGGCGTGGATGGAGTGGACGTCGTGTTCTCGGATGGCAGCGTGGGGCGATACGACGTCGTGGTCGGCGCGGATGGCATCGGCTCGGTGGTGAGGCGCCATGTCCGTGGCGCCGACGTTGCGCCGCGCTACTCCGGCTATACGTGCTGGCGGCTCGTCGTGGATGGACACTTCGAGGACGCCGTGGTCGAGATGTGGGGGCGGGGAAGGCGCGTGGGGGTCGTGCCATTGGCTGGAGGGAAGTCGTATGTCTATCTCACGCTCAATGCCCCGCGCCGAGCGCCCCCTCCCTGGACGGACCTCGCTGGCTTCCGGGCCACGTTCGCCGGGTTCGCGGAGCCAGCGCGCTCCGCGCTGGCGCGTGTCGACCGGCTCGATGGGCTGTTGCACAACGACATCGAGGATTGCCTGGCGCCGCGTTGGTGGGATGCTCGGACCGTGCTGCTCGGCGACGCCGCCCACGCCGTGACGCCGAACCTGGGGCAGGGCGCGGGGCTCGCCATCGAGGACGCGGCCGCGCTCGCCCAACTCCTCGCGACGATGGGGCCCACCCAAGAGGCCCTGTCCCGCTATGAAAGCCTGCGTCGACCGCGCGCCGAGCGGATCCGTGATCGCTCCTGGATGCTCGGGAATATCTCCCAATGGGAGAGTGGCCTCGCGCGGGGCCTCCGCGACAGGCTGATGGCGTGGACACCGGAGTCAGTGGCTCGTGGAGCGCTCGAGAAAGTCGTCCGCGACATGCCGGGCGTTCCAGTGGGCTGA
- the xdhB gene encoding xanthine dehydrogenase molybdopterin binding subunit: MFEFRLNGDLVRVEDASPNTTLLDYLRARGATGTKQGCAEGDCGACTVAMVDRDARGERVLRAFNSCITLLPMVAGRELVTVEGVGTREQPHPVQRAMVKHYGSQCGFCTPGFIVSMAEAYSRPSVCSPEAVADQLCGNICRCTGYRPIRDAMMEALAARDAAVGLKAIPHAPLGGAASDLPALSYEANGQRFLRPTSWEELLQLRAAHPEAVLVAGATEVGVDVTKKSRRFPFLLSTEGIPSLRDIRREADGWHVGGAASLVELEDALAGELPSVGKMLNVFASRQIRQRATLAGNLVTASPIGDMAPVLLSLDARLVLASVRGERTVALSDFFLAYRKTALQPDEVVRAIVIPHPPEKDSGLTRRADAFKVSKRRELDISIVAAGFRVDLDADGVVRAARLGYGGVAATPVRARRTEELLVGKPWTRETVDQALPVLATELSPISDLRGGAEYRRGLIVGLFEKFFSGEHSAAIDDAPRFLVGDAPVPADAGRELRHESALGHVTGTARYVDDLAQKRPMLEVWPVCAPHAHARILRRDASAARALPGVVTVLLAEDVPGMNDTGPIRHDEPLLARDEVLFHGQLVALVVGTSIEACRAAAKQVVVEYEPLPAVLTVEDAIAQGSYHTEPHVIRRGDVDAALTASPRRLSGIVTLGGQEHFYLETHAAFAEPGDDGDVTVTSSTQHPSEVQAIISHVLDVPRNRVVVRAPRMGGGFGGKETQGNAPAALVALAAWRTGQPVRWMLDRDVDMAVTGKRHPFHATFEVGFDERGTLLALRAQLVSNGGWSLDLSESITDRALFHLDNAYYVPAVSYSGRVAKTHLVSNTAFRGFGGPQGMLVCEEILDRVARTLGLPPDEVRERNFYRGTGETNTTHYGQELDDERLPHLWRELKTSSEFARRRQEVDAFNARSPRIKRGLAMTPMKFGISFTATLLNQAGALLHVYRDGSVMLSHGGTEMGQGLHTKIQGVAMRELGLPASAIRIAQTATDKVPNTSATAASSGSDLNGAAVREACASIRERLAPVAAKLLSERHGVAVAPEALVFQDGRVASRENPAVSATFAQVVDAAYVSRVGLSVTGYYRTPGIGYDRARGRGRPFLYFTYGAAVTEVEVDGHTGMKRVLRVDVLEDVGDSLNPGVDRGQIEGGFVQGLGWLTGEDLRWDAQGRLLTHSASTYPVPAFSDAPVDFRVKLLERATQANVIHGSKAVGEPPLMLALSVREALRDAVGAFGAPGGPVELASPATHEALFLAIQKRLSSDSAAKGREAA, from the coding sequence ATGTTCGAGTTCCGACTCAACGGGGACCTGGTCCGCGTGGAGGACGCGTCCCCCAACACCACGCTGCTCGACTACCTGCGCGCGCGCGGCGCGACGGGCACGAAGCAGGGGTGCGCCGAAGGCGACTGCGGCGCGTGCACCGTGGCGATGGTGGACCGCGACGCGAGGGGCGAGCGCGTCCTGCGCGCCTTCAACAGCTGCATCACGCTGTTGCCCATGGTGGCCGGGCGCGAGCTGGTGACGGTGGAGGGCGTGGGCACGCGCGAGCAGCCCCACCCCGTCCAGCGGGCCATGGTGAAGCACTATGGTTCGCAGTGTGGCTTCTGCACGCCGGGCTTCATCGTCTCCATGGCGGAGGCGTACTCGCGCCCGTCCGTGTGTTCGCCGGAGGCGGTGGCGGACCAGCTGTGCGGCAACATCTGTCGCTGCACCGGCTACCGGCCCATCCGCGACGCGATGATGGAGGCGCTCGCCGCGCGCGACGCGGCCGTGGGCCTGAAGGCCATCCCCCACGCGCCGCTCGGCGGCGCCGCGTCCGACCTGCCCGCGCTGAGCTACGAGGCCAACGGCCAGCGGTTCCTGCGGCCCACCTCGTGGGAGGAGCTGCTCCAGCTGCGGGCCGCGCATCCGGAGGCCGTGCTGGTGGCGGGCGCCACGGAGGTGGGCGTGGACGTCACCAAGAAGTCCCGCCGCTTCCCCTTCCTCCTCTCCACCGAGGGCATCCCGTCGCTGCGCGACATCCGCCGCGAGGCCGACGGGTGGCACGTGGGCGGCGCCGCGTCGCTGGTGGAGTTGGAGGACGCGCTGGCCGGGGAGCTGCCCTCGGTGGGCAAGATGCTCAACGTCTTCGCCTCGCGGCAGATCCGCCAGCGGGCGACGTTGGCGGGGAACCTGGTGACGGCGTCCCCCATCGGCGACATGGCGCCCGTGCTGCTCTCGCTGGACGCGCGCCTGGTGCTCGCGTCGGTGCGGGGCGAGCGCACGGTGGCCCTGTCCGACTTCTTCCTCGCCTATCGCAAGACGGCGCTCCAGCCCGACGAGGTGGTGCGCGCCATCGTCATCCCCCACCCGCCCGAGAAGGACAGCGGCCTGACGCGGCGGGCGGACGCGTTCAAGGTGTCGAAGCGGCGCGAGCTGGACATCAGCATCGTCGCGGCGGGCTTCCGGGTGGACCTGGACGCCGACGGCGTGGTGCGCGCCGCGCGCCTGGGTTACGGCGGCGTGGCGGCCACGCCCGTCCGCGCGCGACGCACCGAGGAGCTGCTCGTCGGCAAGCCGTGGACGCGGGAGACGGTGGACCAGGCGCTGCCGGTGCTCGCCACCGAACTGTCGCCCATCAGCGACCTGCGCGGCGGCGCGGAGTACCGCCGGGGCCTCATCGTCGGGCTGTTCGAGAAGTTCTTCTCCGGTGAGCACAGCGCGGCCATCGACGACGCGCCGCGCTTCCTCGTGGGCGACGCGCCCGTGCCCGCCGACGCCGGGCGCGAGCTGCGCCACGAGAGCGCGCTGGGCCACGTCACCGGAACCGCGCGGTACGTGGACGACCTGGCGCAGAAGCGCCCCATGCTGGAGGTCTGGCCCGTCTGCGCGCCCCACGCGCACGCGCGCATCCTCCGCCGGGACGCGTCGGCCGCCAGGGCGCTGCCCGGGGTGGTGACGGTGCTGCTCGCGGAGGACGTCCCGGGGATGAACGACACGGGTCCCATCCGCCATGACGAGCCGCTGCTGGCCCGGGACGAGGTCCTCTTCCACGGGCAGCTCGTCGCGCTGGTGGTGGGGACGTCCATCGAGGCGTGCCGCGCCGCCGCGAAGCAGGTGGTGGTCGAGTACGAACCGCTGCCCGCCGTCCTCACCGTGGAGGACGCCATCGCCCAGGGCAGCTACCACACGGAGCCGCACGTCATCCGGCGCGGCGACGTGGACGCGGCCCTGACGGCGAGCCCCCGCAGACTGTCCGGCATCGTCACGCTGGGAGGACAGGAGCACTTCTACCTGGAGACCCACGCCGCGTTCGCCGAGCCCGGTGACGACGGCGACGTCACCGTGACGTCCTCCACCCAGCACCCCTCCGAGGTGCAGGCCATCATCTCCCACGTGCTGGACGTGCCGCGAAACCGCGTGGTGGTGCGCGCCCCGCGCATGGGCGGTGGCTTCGGGGGCAAGGAGACGCAGGGCAATGCCCCGGCGGCCCTGGTGGCGCTCGCGGCGTGGCGGACGGGCCAACCGGTGCGGTGGATGCTCGACCGCGACGTGGACATGGCGGTGACGGGCAAGCGCCACCCCTTCCACGCGACGTTCGAGGTCGGCTTCGACGAGCGGGGGACGCTGCTCGCGCTGCGCGCGCAGCTCGTCTCCAATGGCGGCTGGTCCCTGGACCTGTCGGAGTCCATCACCGACCGCGCCCTCTTCCACCTCGACAACGCGTACTACGTGCCGGCGGTGAGCTATTCGGGCCGCGTGGCGAAGACGCACCTGGTGTCCAACACCGCCTTCCGCGGCTTCGGCGGTCCCCAGGGCATGCTCGTGTGCGAGGAGATCCTCGACCGGGTGGCGCGCACGCTCGGCCTGCCTCCGGACGAGGTCCGCGAGCGCAACTTCTACCGGGGAACCGGCGAGACGAACACCACGCACTACGGCCAGGAGCTGGACGACGAGCGCCTGCCGCACCTGTGGCGGGAGCTGAAGACGTCCTCGGAGTTCGCGCGGCGGCGCCAGGAGGTGGACGCGTTCAACGCCCGCTCGCCGCGCATCAAGCGGGGGCTGGCGATGACGCCGATGAAGTTCGGCATCTCCTTCACCGCGACGCTGCTCAACCAGGCCGGCGCGCTCCTGCACGTGTACCGGGACGGCTCGGTGATGCTCTCGCACGGCGGCACGGAGATGGGCCAGGGTCTGCACACGAAGATCCAGGGCGTGGCCATGCGGGAGCTCGGTCTGCCGGCGAGCGCCATCCGCATCGCGCAGACGGCGACGGACAAGGTGCCCAACACCTCGGCCACCGCGGCCTCCAGCGGCTCCGACCTGAACGGCGCGGCGGTGCGCGAGGCCTGCGCCAGCATCCGCGAGCGGCTGGCCCCCGTGGCGGCGAAGCTCCTGTCGGAGCGCCATGGCGTCGCCGTGGCGCCCGAGGCGCTCGTGTTCCAGGACGGACGCGTGGCCTCGCGCGAGAACCCAGCGGTGTCCGCCACCTTCGCCCAGGTCGTCGACGCGGCCTACGTGTCCCGGGTGGGGCTGTCCGTGACGGGCTACTACCGCACGCCGGGCATCGGCTACGACCGGGCCCGAGGACGGGGGCGACCCTTCCTCTACTTCACCTACGGCGCGGCCGTGACGGAGGTCGAGGTGGACGGCCACACGGGCATGAAGCGCGTGCTGCGCGTGGACGTGCTCGAGGACGTGGGCGACTCGCTCAACCCCGGCGTGGACCGCGGGCAGATCGAAGGTGGCTTCGTCCAGGGCCTGGGCTGGCTGACGGGCGAGGACCTGCGCTGGGACGCCCAGGGGCGGCTGCTCACGCACTCCGCCAGCACCTACCCCGTGCCCGCCTTCAGCGACGCGCCGGTGGACTTCCGGGTGAAGCTGCTGGAGCGCGCCACCCAGGCCAACGTCATCCACGGCAGCAAGGCCGTGGGCGAGCCGCCACTGATGCTCGCCCTGTCCGTGCGCGAGGCGCTGCGCGACGCGGTGGGCGCCTTCGGCGCGCCAGGAGGCCCGGTGGAGCTGGCCTCGCCCGCCACCCACGAGGCCCTCTTCCTCGCCATCCAGAAGCGGCTGTCGAGCGACTCGGCCGCGAAGGGACGCGAGGCCGCGTAG
- the xdhC gene encoding xanthine dehydrogenase accessory protein XdhC: MWDWVRQLGEWAREGAPFAVATVTNCQGSTPAEPGAKVLVRGDGTFHGTVGGGHLEQLVLADARACLERGESRAFRYPLGSKLGQCCGGVVDVFVEPVNHGPRLYLFGAGHVGQALCRILEGTPFQVDLVDERPEWLRGERIPASVRRHEESWEDFVAAAAWDARRTYVAVMTHRHDLDQDIIAAALEKPARYIGLIGSKSKWARFRQRLEARGTPASLLGRVQCPMGLEIGGKSPQEVAVSIAAGLLQLHHQSFVENHSEPSRAESPRLREVSSGE, encoded by the coding sequence ATGTGGGATTGGGTCCGCCAGCTGGGCGAGTGGGCGCGAGAAGGAGCGCCCTTCGCCGTGGCCACCGTCACGAACTGCCAGGGGAGCACGCCCGCGGAGCCGGGGGCGAAGGTGCTCGTGCGTGGGGACGGGACGTTCCACGGGACGGTGGGCGGCGGCCACCTGGAGCAGCTCGTCCTGGCGGACGCGCGGGCATGCCTCGAGCGAGGCGAGTCGCGCGCGTTCCGCTATCCGCTGGGCTCGAAGCTCGGCCAGTGCTGTGGAGGCGTGGTGGACGTCTTCGTGGAGCCCGTGAACCACGGGCCCCGGCTGTACCTGTTCGGCGCGGGCCACGTGGGCCAGGCGCTGTGTCGCATCCTGGAGGGCACGCCCTTCCAGGTGGACCTGGTGGACGAGCGCCCCGAGTGGCTGCGGGGCGAGCGCATCCCGGCGTCCGTGCGGCGGCACGAGGAGTCCTGGGAGGACTTCGTCGCGGCGGCGGCCTGGGACGCGCGTCGCACGTACGTGGCGGTGATGACGCACCGGCATGACCTGGACCAGGACATCATCGCCGCCGCGCTGGAGAAGCCGGCGCGCTACATCGGGCTCATCGGCAGCAAGTCCAAGTGGGCCCGCTTCCGGCAGCGGCTGGAGGCGCGCGGCACGCCGGCGTCGCTGCTGGGCCGGGTGCAGTGCCCCATGGGGCTGGAGATTGGCGGCAAGTCGCCACAGGAGGTCGCGGTGAGCATCGCCGCGGGCCTGCTCCAGCTCCACCATCAATCCTTCGTCGAAAACCACTCCGAGCCCTCGCGCGCGGAGTCGCCTCGTCTGCGCGAGGTTTCTTCCGGAGAATGA
- a CDS encoding TetR/AcrR family transcriptional regulator, with protein MSLREQAKSDKWERIRAAAKRLFAERGYEGTTVRAIAAEAGVATGTVLVYGETKDALLHELWRAEAMPLVEKAVASLPDGPFVDRCMHLFAPLLAHYGSQPELARVVVKELPWLTGSSAEAHRPALARLVDTLARVVDEARARGELRADLERDKAAALVFSVYHSAVLRMLVPLTRTTVAKSRAVLRGDLELLFVGLGARRRP; from the coding sequence ATGTCCCTTCGAGAGCAGGCCAAGAGCGACAAGTGGGAGCGTATTCGTGCCGCGGCGAAGCGCTTGTTCGCCGAGCGCGGCTATGAGGGCACGACCGTCCGGGCCATCGCGGCGGAGGCGGGCGTCGCGACCGGCACGGTGCTGGTGTATGGCGAGACGAAGGATGCGCTCCTGCACGAGCTGTGGCGCGCGGAGGCGATGCCGTTGGTGGAGAAGGCGGTGGCCTCCCTGCCCGACGGGCCCTTCGTGGACCGGTGCATGCATCTGTTCGCGCCGCTCCTGGCCCACTATGGCTCTCAGCCCGAGCTGGCCCGGGTGGTGGTGAAGGAGCTGCCGTGGCTCACCGGCTCCTCGGCGGAGGCCCACCGCCCCGCGCTGGCGCGGCTGGTCGACACCCTGGCCCGCGTCGTGGACGAGGCGCGGGCTCGTGGTGAGCTTCGGGCGGACCTCGAGCGCGACAAGGCGGCGGCGCTCGTCTTCTCTGTGTACCACTCGGCCGTCCTCCGCATGCTCGTGCCGCTCACGCGCACGACGGTGGCGAAGTCGCGGGCCGTGCTGCGCGGTGACCTGGAGCTGCTCTTCGTCGGCCTGGGCGCGAGGAGGCGGCCATGA
- a CDS encoding DUF418 domain-containing protein, with protein sequence MTPAPLPVVSTEARPIDAGERLVLLDTLRGFALCGVFISNVFMWFSGRAFLTREQMEAAMATMSLADKIITPAFMVIVFGRFITIFSFLFGLGFAVQMERAEARGSTVSPVYMRRLGVMFLLGVTHLFLIWYGDILTNYALLGFGLLLFRKRTDKTLLWWAAVLILVWPVVGQLALKLPQLLADTPEAAAALAKVETERVNASKGAVLAVMQNGSWLEVVRACATYYLKDFFPMIGISALAIFGRFLVGLYAGRRRLFHDAQQHLGLFRKVLIWGIVLGVVGSSVGVVMQQLVVRKVINPDSLPAWLPPAFAPLRNLGEMGIAAAYVSGITLLFQRAAWQRILKVLAPVGRMALTNYLTQSIVSVWVFYGFGLGLVTKLSPTLCVVYCLGVFSLQIVFSHLWLSRFRFGPAEWLWRSLTYGKAQPMRRGPDTPIPAAVA encoded by the coding sequence ATGACCCCTGCCCCACTGCCGGTTGTTTCCACCGAGGCGCGTCCCATCGACGCGGGCGAGCGCCTGGTATTGCTGGACACGCTGCGCGGTTTCGCCCTGTGCGGCGTGTTCATCTCCAATGTCTTCATGTGGTTCAGCGGCAGGGCCTTCCTGACGCGGGAGCAGATGGAGGCGGCGATGGCGACCATGTCCCTGGCGGACAAGATCATCACGCCCGCCTTCATGGTGATCGTCTTCGGACGGTTCATCACCATCTTCTCGTTCCTCTTCGGGTTGGGCTTCGCGGTGCAGATGGAGCGGGCGGAGGCCCGGGGGAGCACGGTGAGCCCGGTGTACATGCGCCGGCTGGGGGTGATGTTCCTGCTGGGCGTCACCCACCTGTTCCTCATCTGGTACGGCGACATCCTCACCAACTACGCGCTGCTGGGGTTCGGGCTGCTGCTGTTCCGGAAGCGGACGGACAAGACGCTGCTCTGGTGGGCGGCGGTGCTCATCCTCGTGTGGCCGGTCGTGGGACAGCTCGCGCTCAAGCTGCCGCAACTGCTGGCGGACACGCCGGAGGCCGCGGCCGCGCTCGCGAAGGTGGAGACCGAGCGCGTCAACGCGAGCAAGGGCGCGGTGCTGGCGGTGATGCAGAACGGGAGCTGGCTGGAGGTGGTGCGCGCCTGCGCGACCTACTACCTGAAGGACTTCTTTCCCATGATCGGGATCAGCGCCCTGGCCATCTTCGGGCGGTTCCTGGTGGGGTTGTACGCGGGGCGCAGGCGGCTGTTCCATGACGCGCAACAGCACCTGGGCCTGTTCCGGAAGGTACTCATCTGGGGAATCGTGCTGGGGGTGGTGGGGAGCAGCGTGGGCGTGGTGATGCAGCAGCTCGTCGTGCGCAAGGTGATCAACCCCGACAGCCTCCCGGCGTGGCTGCCGCCCGCCTTCGCGCCGCTGCGCAACCTGGGGGAGATGGGCATCGCCGCCGCCTATGTGTCGGGCATCACCCTGCTCTTCCAGCGCGCGGCGTGGCAGCGCATCCTGAAGGTGCTCGCCCCCGTGGGCCGGATGGCGCTGACGAACTACCTGACCCAGTCCATCGTCAGCGTGTGGGTCTTCTACGGCTTCGGCCTCGGCCTGGTGACGAAGCTCTCCCCCACGCTGTGCGTCGTCTACTGCCTGGGCGTCTTCTCCCTGCAGATCGTCTTCAGCCACCTGTGGTTGTCCCGGTTCCGCTTCGGGCCCGCCGAGTGGCTGTGGCGCTCGCTCACCTACGGCAAGGCCCAGCCGATGCGCCGCGGCCCCGACACGCCCATCCCCGCGGCGGTGGCCTGA
- a CDS encoding AraC family transcriptional regulator, with product MSKASFRGEPSLSARHARQALHLASGLGLPVEAWLRDATGLGLADLDDPELRIPYRILDDLLERMEALSGDANLGLHIARVEVVDLDDPATFVVLTSATLRDSLERGCRYQRVWGDGERFHVEETRRGVRMRFTPVGPWRPAHRHLVEAALCQLATGVSAFTGADVRPLHARFVHAAPADLREHEAVFRCPLEFDAAFNDLEFSHEDALRPFVHADAMLHTMFERQARRVLEQLPEVNTLAGRVRDQVRRTLAGGDCSFSAIARTLRLSPRTLQRHLADEGQTYAAIVDSLRRELSESYLRRRMSIAEVSFLLGYAEPAAFHRAFKRWWGVSPEQFRREHAGPRS from the coding sequence GTGTCGAAGGCGTCTTTCCGCGGCGAGCCGTCGCTGTCCGCGCGTCACGCGCGTCAGGCGCTCCACCTCGCCAGCGGACTCGGGCTCCCGGTGGAGGCCTGGCTGCGCGACGCCACGGGCCTGGGGCTCGCGGACCTCGACGACCCGGAGTTGCGCATCCCCTATCGCATCCTCGACGACCTCCTGGAGCGGATGGAGGCGCTGTCCGGGGACGCCAACCTGGGGCTTCACATCGCCCGGGTGGAGGTGGTGGACCTGGACGACCCGGCGACCTTCGTCGTGCTGACGAGCGCCACGCTGCGCGACTCCCTGGAGCGCGGCTGTCGCTACCAGCGCGTCTGGGGGGATGGCGAGCGCTTCCACGTGGAGGAGACGCGGCGTGGCGTGCGCATGCGCTTCACCCCCGTGGGGCCCTGGCGTCCGGCGCATCGCCACCTCGTGGAGGCCGCGCTGTGCCAGCTGGCCACCGGCGTGTCCGCCTTCACCGGCGCGGACGTGAGACCCCTTCACGCGCGCTTCGTCCACGCGGCGCCCGCGGACCTGCGCGAGCACGAGGCCGTCTTCCGCTGCCCCCTCGAGTTCGATGCCGCCTTCAACGACCTCGAGTTCTCCCACGAGGACGCCCTTCGCCCCTTCGTCCACGCGGACGCCATGCTCCACACCATGTTCGAGCGACAGGCCCGGCGTGTCCTCGAACAGCTGCCGGAGGTGAACACCCTCGCCGGGCGCGTGCGCGACCAGGTCCGGCGCACGCTCGCGGGGGGAGACTGCTCCTTCTCCGCCATCGCGCGAACCCTGCGTCTGTCACCCCGGACGCTCCAGCGACACCTCGCCGACGAGGGGCAGACCTACGCCGCCATCGTCGACTCGTTGCGACGGGAGCTGTCGGAGTCCTATCTGCGGCGGCGCATGTCCATCGCGGAGGTCTCCTTCCTGCTCGGCTATGCCGAACCCGCCGCCTTCCATCGCGCGTTCAAGCGCTGGTGGGGCGTCAGCCCGGAGCAGTTCCGCCGCGAGCACGCGGGCCCGCGCTCGTGA